A genomic stretch from Arachis stenosperma cultivar V10309 chromosome 3, arast.V10309.gnm1.PFL2, whole genome shotgun sequence includes:
- the LOC130965686 gene encoding uncharacterized protein LOC130965686 — translation MNCFSNLSSYTAAILARFLSSRRSLCNFPIKLTLPPTLSPRSQFVLARFPSGCCCYSSSSAKKGRKKKVVEPEPVASVMEHEEKVTFFVVRKGDIVGVYDTLVDCRSQVGSSVCDPPVSVYKGYSLSKDTQNYLVSRGLKNALYTIRAADLTEDLLACLFLALSKYDPASIERATSSNDVSKKRYVEMLELDNVIY, via the exons ATGAACTGCTTCTCCAACCTCTCATCCTACACTGCCGCCATCCTCGCTCGCTTCCTATCCAGCCGTCGTTCCCTCTGCAACTTCCCCATTAAGCTAACTCTTCCTCCTACTCTCTCTCCCCGCTCTCAATTCGTGCTCGCTAGGTTTCCCTCTGGCTGCTGCTGCTACTCCTCCTCCTCTGCCAAGAAAGGCCGCAAGAAGAAGGTGGTGGAGCCTGAACCTGTGGCGTCTGTTATGGAGCACGAGGAGAAGGTCACCTTCTTTGTGGTCCGAAAAGGGGACATCGTTGGAGTATATGATACACTCGTTGATTGCCGGTCTCAAGTTGGATCCTCT GTATGTGATCCTCCTGTTAGTGTGTACAAGGGATATTCTTTATCGAAGGACACTCAGAATTATCTTGTTTCACGTGGACTCAAGAATGCCTTGTACACAATTAGAGCTGCTGATTTGACAGAGGATTTATTGGCATGCTTGTTCCTTGCCCTTTCAAAGTAT GATCCTGCTTCTATTGAAAGGGCCACTTCAAGTAACGATGTATCGAAAAAGAGATATGTAGAGATGCTTGAACTAGATAATGTG ATATACTGA